A DNA window from Plasmodium brasilianum strain Bolivian I chromosome 12, whole genome shotgun sequence contains the following coding sequences:
- a CDS encoding DNA-directed RNA polymerase III subunit RPC1 yields the protein MQVDMQELREVIRTSSLKKGFVKDVKNNCEIKSIHFGIMSKEEIIKYSEVKIMNREMYKSNSGIPYPYGVLDLKLGAHKSNSVCETCNRKFINCSGHFGHIELNYPFFHIGYYKYIIHILYCICKTCSNLLLPLDKIEIFSELKRKKTDDSLFKKHLFKRILNECKKINRCYKCGSPQGVIKKIIKPSLDQFMKLKHILKVKVNGKMIIKEEDLNSLYVLKLFRNINPFHVKLLNIEKPEKLIITALLVPPNTIRPSVIIDEHGTAEDDLTCILSEIAQLNNTIHNQCLNGYQTNQFLGNIEFLQLQLTRFINSDSPAVSQLLATQNISKPGRGICQRLKGKEGRFRCNLSGKRVDFSSRTVISPDPNISIDEVVIPKIIAMRLTYPEIVNKYNMEKLKMLIRNGANMWPGANYIIKRKQKSADYVENTSFGLRAMSNGGMAGSGSTPAILDALKRYINRSGIVNGSAGTNDNACPSISASKISLKYANKRYVIDNLSIGDIVERHICNGDIVLFNRQPSLHRMSIMCHKAKVMDYKTFRFNECVCSPYNADFDGDEMNLHVPQTEEARAEALYLMNVKHNLITPKNGEVIIALTQDFLSASYIITNKDTFIDRDTFCLLCCYFSDGKVHIELPVPAILKPKELWTGKQLISVLIKPNRKENTIINFELKEREYSSKNGDLKYLCLNDSYVCFYKSELVCGSLGKKVLGSSKYGLFYYLIHHNSSHVAVKIMNRFSKLTSRYFSNKGMTIGIDDVTPSTTLTEKKKDLLLKGYDMVNKEIISYNEKKMQIQPGCTLQETLEIKVKNILDDLRNDAGKTCNQYLHHLNKPLIMFNSGAKGALINIAQMIACVGQQNVAGQRIQNGFINRTLPHFHFHCKDSESRGFVQNSFYTGLNPTEFFFHTMSGREGLVDTAVKTAETGYMQRRLMKALEDLSIHYDYSVRSCDKQIIQFIYGDDALNPSFVDNNNTYADQFDKIFHHIISISSSHKLLSFKGSLHSAQMIGQGKMGIISIPYQTPKQTQQIEGENQAALESPNSSRCSGSSSSSCCCSRSTSGAPPTCRIVGADRGGGNQVENTSDNQPDECAPFSFILREIMKRLSLKIIGQSDTIIPLQHDKYMTKKIMDEYDRREQCDKCALREGEEHEEDKEEVKVPQKEGNYDEFMSVHPTSTKINDKVGTESSGEDKEGEKKSLLRGAQGEKKSKIKQNKMNVLDSPSNKTSLDHLLGDQTNCRGLRKDSSSKFQLKQNEADFFPFLESKNTDEEMESEDENNGRIDKIKRYEDLKCSCYLHRSEKENKWYNMNSILPPRRYEHIGFFVNEYRNIIEIKKLVDQKKLILTDYEKRYIDSKYNKMSKNIRRKIEIVNNIYKSEKEKIDIIKEKLNDGNYYCSSSLSSSSSSLDESDFLKKLIKMNAKENKEGLDNDLSFDDTTNENCNDGYSAPPIKCKKESSHGRSDGSGSRSGSSCSSSGRQNYVSLDPPVGIIHTRNSHLDEGCKESKHSLGGNTFLDCNHLRRRRNNNSNNHCYKDIVKDVSENEILYENKYYKQMIKNIIAFVSVFEHVENLKQHFILFPYEIVKWTEFLINYLTEIVPSNIFIHTHISKEEKPTHQKNTRNMKIYIEEIKKWLFVKAINIYKYLKYKKGFALIRFKDYYDFLNNTYDISYRYMIYDYSFINLKQLYLFVFFNIYKYFKYISAPGDAVGSISAQSIGEPGTQMTLKTFHFAGVASMNVTLGVPRIKEIINASSIIQTPILNIPLEVKDNYNFALMIKSKLEKTTIRDVCEYIKEDYTSRGIFLCIKFNKELMQKLFLNITSYNIRDIILKQSHINKIKINKICIEAVNKFKLHISLKNDDFLFFQLESLKRGLLDLLIYGNKDIKRCIIKKEEVEVTDSEVASSTGSDAERNKWNDANKNNDTHNKAIDDNMKRDRCTAGMEENDVSTYIKKEPGLELKSGSDAHDKQIDRKGDIENAQNAKEMVKLENIMENFSTKIMQSNIKREMQKQKKKKKEKKDNKVNLDSINIDSLNFDEIEINDIRNDKIELYDEDSDKHIEICADENGGVLGIEAARVTIINEIKKCVEAYSIDIDIRHIMLLADIMAFTGDILGINRFGIQKARQSTLMLASFEETNEHLFVSSFFKNIDEINNISESIIVGKNIPIGTGSFQLLYNYKLLVSYKCSVVSTNKERKNLTLLERAARETR from the exons ATGCAGGTCGACATGCAGGAGCTGAGGGAGGTAATCCGGACGAGCAGCTTGAAGAAGGGCTTCGTGAAGGATGTGAAGAACAACTGTGAGATTAAGAGCATCCACTTTGGAATAATGagtaaagaagaaataattaaatattcggaagtaaaaattatgaatagaGAAATGTATAAAAGTAATAGTGGTATTCCATATCCATATGGTGTTTTAGATTTAAAATTAGGTGCACATAAAAGTAATTCAGTATGTGAAACATGtaatagaaaatttattaactGTTCAGGTCATTTTGGACATATTGAATTAAAttatccattttttcatataggatattataagtatattattcatattctatattgtatatgtaaaacGTGTTCAAATTTGTTATTACCCTTAGATAAGATTGAAATATTTTCagaattaaaaaggaaaaagacaGATGActcactttttaaaaaacatttatttaaaagaatattaaatgaatgcaaaaaaataaatagatgtTATAAATGTGGAAGTCCACAAGGAGTAATTAAGAAGATAATAAAACCGAGTCTTGATCAatttatgaaattaaaacatatattaaaggTTAAAGTAAATGGtaaaatgattataaaaGAGGAAGATTTAAATAGTTTATATgtgttaaaattatttcgtAATATAAATCCATTTcatgtaaaattattaaatattgaGAAACCAGAAAAACTAATCATTACAGCACTTCTAGTACCTCCAAATACTATACGCCCTTCTGTAATTATAGATGAACATGGTACAGCAGAAGACGACTTAACATGTATATTGTCCGAAATAGCACAACTTAATAATACTATTCATAATCAATGTTTAAATGGGTATCAGACGAATCAATTTTTAGGAAATATtgaatttttacaattacaGCTAACCAGATTTATCAACAGTGATTCACCAGCTGTATCACAGCTTTTAGCTAcacaaaatatttcaaaaccAGGAAGAGGTATATGTCAAAGACTCAAAGGAAAAGAAGGTAGATTTAGATGTAATCTATCGGGTAAGAGAGTAGATTTTTCAAGTAGAACTGTTATATCTCCTGATCCTAATATTTCTATAGATGAAGTTGTTATACCAAAAATTATTGCTATGAGACTCACCTATCCAgaaattgtaaataaatacaatatggaaaaattaaaaatgctCATTAGAAATGGGGCAAACATGTGGCCTGGTGCTAACTATATCATAAAGAGGAAACAGAAAAGTGCGGATTATGTTGAGAATACTAGCTTTGGTCTTAGAGCAATGAGCAACGGGGGTATGGCCGGTAGCGGCAGTACCCCGGCAATTCTGGACGCCCTAAAAAGGTACATCAACAGGAGCGGTATTGTTAACGGAAGTGCTGGTACCAATGATAATGCCTGCCCAAGCATCAGCGCAAGTAAAATAAGCCTGAAGTACGCGAATAAAAGGTACGTAATAGATAACCTGAGCATAGGGGATATAGTGGAAAGGCATATATGCAACGGTGATATCGTTTTGTTCAACAGGCAACCGTCTCTACACCGCATGTCAATCATGTGCCATAAGGCAAAAGTAATGGATTACAAAACTTTTCGTTTCAATGAATGTGTGTGTTCACCATATAATGCAGATTTTGATGGAGATGAAATGAATTTACATGTACCACAAACAGAAGAAGCAAGAGCAGAAGCATTATATCTAATGAATGTGaaacataatttaataacACCAAAAAATGGAGAAGTAATAATAGCATTAACACAAGATTTTTTATCTGCatcttatattattactaataagGATACATTTATTGATAGAGAtactttttgtttattatgcTGTTATTTCTCCGATGGAAAAGTTCATATAGAATTACCTGTACCGGCAATATTAAAACCTAAGGAATTATGGACAGGTAAGCAATTAATTAGTGTTTTAATTAAACCtaatagaaaagaaaatactataataaattttgaattaaaagaaagaGAATATTCATCTAAAAATGgagatttaaaatatttatgcttAAATGATTCATatgtttgtttttataaatctgAACTAGTTTGTGGTTCGCTTGGGAAAAAAGTATTAGGGTCATCAAAATATGGTCTattctattatttaattcatcATAATTCATCGCATGTTGCggtaaaaattatgaacagatTTTCTAAACTAACTAGTAGATACTTTTCAAATAAAGGTATGACCATTGGAATAGATGATGTTACTCCATCCACTACATTaacagaaaagaaaaaagatttattaCTTAAAGGTTATGATATGgttaataaagaaattatatcctataatgaaaagaaaatgcAAATACAACCAGGATGTACTTTACAAGAAACGTTAGAAATtaaggtaaaaaatatattagatgaTTTAAGAAATGATGCAGGAAAAACATGTAATCAGTATTTacatcatttaaataaaccACTAATTATGTTCAACTCTGGAGCTAAGGGAGCTCTAATTAATATTGCACAAATGATAGCGTGTGTTGGACAACAAAATGTAGCTGGTCAAAGAATACAAAATGGATTTATTAATAGAACATTACcccattttcattttcattgtAAAGATTCTGAAAGTAGAGGATTTGTTCAAAATTCTTTCTATACTGGACTCAATCCAACcgaattcttttttcatacCATGTCTGGTAGAGAAGGATTAGTCGACACTGCTGTGAAGACTGCCGAAACTGGGTACATGCAAAGAAGATTAATGAAAGCTTTAGAAGATCTTTCAATCCATTATGACTACTCTGTTAGATCCTGTGATAAACAGATAATACAGTTTATCTATGGAGATGATGCGCTGAATCCCTCCTTTGTCGATAACAATAATACGTACGCGGATCAGTTTGACAAAATTTTCCACCATATCATTTCCATATCCTCAAGCCACAAGCTTCTCTCCTTTAAGGGAAGCTTGCACAGCGCTCAGATGATCGGCCAGGGAAAAATGGGCATTATTAGCATCCCCTATCAAACGCCGAAGCAGACGCAACAGATTGAGGGGGAGAATCAAGCGGCTCTGGAAAGCCCGAACAGTAGTAGATGTagtggtagtagtagtagtagttgTTGTTGTAGCCGCAGCACTAGTGGAGCACCCCCCACGTGCAGAATAGTGGGTGCAGACAGAGGTGGAGGAAACCAAGTGGAGAACACTTCGGATAACCAACCGGATGAATGCGCACCGTTCTCGTTTATCCTGCgcgaaataatgaaaagactttctttaaaaataattggaCAAAGTGATACAATTATACCGTTACAGCACGACAAGTACATgactaaaaaaataatggatGAATATGATAGACGTGAACAATGCGATAAGTGTGCATTGAGGGAAGGAGAAGAACATGAGGAAGATAAGGAGGAGGTGAAGGTACCCCAGAAGGAGGGTAACTATGACGAATTTATGTCCGTACATCCAACaagtacaaaaataaatgacaAAGTGGGAACAGAATCAAGTGGAGAAGATAAAGAGGGAGAAAAGAAGTCACTATTAAGAGGCGCTCAAGGAGAGAAGAAGAGTAAaattaagcaaaataaaatgaacgtTTTGGATAGTCCTTCCAATAAAACCAGCTTAGATCATTTGTTGGGAGATCAAACAAACTGTAGGGGGTTAAGAAAGGACAGTAGTAGTAAATTCCagttaaaacaaaatgaagccgattttttcccatttttagAAAGTAAAAACACAGACGAGGAAATGGAAAGTGAGGATGAGAATAATGGAAGgatagataaaataaaacgatATGAAGATTTAAAATGTAGTTGTTACTTACATAGGagtgaaaaagaaaacaagTGGTACAACATGAACAGTATCCTACCTCCACGGAGATACGAACACATTGGattttttgtaaatgaatacagaaatattattgaaataaaaaaactagttgaccagaaaaaattaattttaactgattatgaaaaaagatatatagaTAGCAAATACAATAAGATGAGTAAAAACATTAGGAGGAAAATTGaaattgttaataatatttataaaagtgaaaaagaaaaaatagatataataaaagaaaagttgAACGATGGCAATTACTACTGTTCTTCGTCTTTGTCTTCGTCTTCATCTTCTTTAGACGAATCGGACTTCCTAAAGAAgcttataaaaatgaacgcGAAGGAGAATAAGGAGGGTCTGGACAATGACTTGTCGTTTGATGATACTACGAATGAGAACTGCAACGATGGGTATAGTGCTCCCCCAATCAAGTGCAAAAAGGAGAGCTCACATGGTAGGAGTGATGGAAGCGGGAGTAGAAGCGGAAGCAGCTGTAGCAGTAGTGGTCGTCAAAACTACGTTAGTCTGGACCCCCCAGTTGGCATTATACATACGAGAAATAGTCATCTTGATGAGGGATGTAAAGAAAGCAAGCATTCGTTAGGGGGAAACACGTTTCTTGACTGTAATCATTTGAGGAGAAGgcgtaataataatagtaataaccaCTGCTATAAAGATATAGTAAAGGATGTTAGTGAAAACGagattttatatgaaaataaatactatAAACAGATgataaagaatataatagcATTTGTAAGTGTATTTGAGCATGTAGAAAATTTGAAAcagcattttattttattcccGTACGAAATAGTAAAATGGACAGAATTCTTAATAAACTATTTAACAGAAATTGTTCcgtcaaatatttttattcatacacatatatcTAAAGAAGAGAAGCCAACGCATCAAAAAAATACtcgaaatatgaaaatatacattgaagaaataaaaaaatggctTTTTGTAAAAGCTatcaatatttataaatacctcaaatataaaaaagggtTTGCATTAATAAGATTTAAGGATTATTATGATttcttaaataatacatatgacATATCCTACCGTTACATGATCTATGATTActcttttataaatttaaagcaGTTGTATCTCTTTgtctttttcaatatatataaatacttcaAGTACATATCTGCACCAGGTGATGCAGTGGGCTCTATTTCCGCCCAGTCCATAGGAGAGCCAGGCACACAGATGACCCTCAAAACGTTTCACTTTGCCG GTGTGGCTAGCATGAACGTAACCCTAGGAGTTCCACGAATTAAGGAAATAATCAACGCGTCGAGTATCATCCAGACACCTATATTGAATATTCCCTTAGAAGTAAAGGACAATTACAATTTCGCTTTAATGATAAAATCAAAATTAGAAAAGACAACAATAAGAGATGTATGTGAATATATCAAGGAAGATTATACTAGTAGAGGTATATTTCTGTgcattaaatttaataaagaattaatgcaaaaactttttttaaatattacatcTTACAATATTAGAGATATTATACTAAAACAAAGtcatattaacaaaattaaaattaataaaatatgtatagaaGCTGTCaacaaatttaaattacACATATCACTCAAAAATGATGATTTTCTCTTCTTCCAATTGGAATCATTGAAAAGGGGATTACTAGACCTGTTAATTTATGGAAATAAAGATATTAAGAGGTGCATTATAAAGAAAGAGGAAGTGGAAGTAACCGACAGTGAAGTGGCCAGTAGCACAGGGAGTGATGCGGAAAGGAACAAGTGGAATGACGCAAATAAGAATAACGATACACACAACAAAGCAATTGACGATAATATGAAGAGAGACAGATGTACAGCTGGGATGGAAGAGAATGACGTAAGTACTTACATAAAGAAAGAACCAGGATTAGAACTCAAATCCGGATCAGATGCACACGATAAACAGATTGATAGAAAAGGAGACATTGAAAATGCGCAAAATGCGAAAGAAATGGTAAAACTAGAAAACATTATGGAAAATTTTAGCACCAAAATAATGCAAAGcaatataaaaagagaaatgcaaaaacaaaagaaaaaaaagaaagaaaagaaagataaCAAAGTAAACCTAGACAGTATTAACATAGACTCCTTGAATTTTGATGAAATTGAGATTAACGATAtaagaaatgataaaattgaGTTATATGACGAAGATTCTGATAAACATATAGAAATATGTGCAGATGAAAATGGAGGG GTCCTAGGCATAGAAGCAGCCAGAGTGACTAtcataaatgaaataaaaaaatgcgtTGAGGCATACAGCATAGACATTGACATTCGACACATAATGCTCTTAGCGGATATAATGGCGTTCAC GGGGGATATTCTAGGTATAAACCGGTTCGGCATACAGAAGGCTCGACAGAGCACATTAATGCTTGCATCATTTGAAGAAACCAATGAGCATTTATTCGTTTCGtctttctttaaaaatattgatgaAATTAATAACATCAGTGAGAGTATAATAgttggaaaaaatatacccATCGGAACAGGATCCTTTCAACTCCTTTACAACTACAAATTGTTAGTATCCTATAAATGTAGCGTTGTTTCAAC CAATAAGGAACGGAAAAACCTTACTCTACTTGAACGGGCTGCAAGAGAAACAAGATAG
- a CDS encoding PUB domain-containing protein, whose amino-acid sequence MTDYKTAITSIEEMKNICSELLNAKEDQVYNKLSLYYELEEKLKKVQPVITRIRLRRNETQEEKKIYGEKMIKNVDLLLERYDTLYTIYEEELTVFKENYEIEKNKIIEKKLLQEQVKKEYEEELLNRGRIKTKLEEQEIQLRNQEKLKFIKGKEEQYEKRTNQMETIKELIRQKCYFLYEEICSACDREEAINYIYSQLGVPSDKNKFSSDTVNNGGNPFNCVHLIDCLYLIYKNNEFHLFKEAVKNIIEYLEQLVRNIDNEQLKLINLMNKTFQHNILSKKGTLFVFILIGYSLKRSHDIDYVLKKINREINEENIYIYLEEPNIATDYTKWKKWFDNIQLSINILCTFFRHINKYSDIPDDEKVKSVFLFLKEKFENNFQGEDM is encoded by the coding sequence ATGACCGACTACAAAACTGCGATAACTTCCATCgaggaaatgaaaaatatttgcaGTGAACTTCTAAATGCTAAGGAAGACCAAGTGTATAATAAACTTAGTTTATATTACGAACTGGaagagaaattaaaaaaagtgcaACCTGTTATTACGCGTATAAGACTACGAAGGAATGAAACacaagaggaaaaaaaaatttatggtgaaaaaatgattaaaaatGTTGATCTATTATTAGAAAGATATGATACATTATATACCATCTATGAAGAAGAATTAACCGTATTTaaggaaaattatgaaatcgaaaaaaataaaattattgaaaagAAGTTATTACAAGAACAGGTAAAAAAAGAGTATGAAGAAGAACTGCTTAACAGGGGTAGAATTAAAACAAAACTAGAGGAACAAGAAATACAATTAAGAAAccaagaaaaattaaaattcataaaagGAAAGGAGGAACAATATGAAAAGAGAACAAACCAAATGGAAACAATCAAGGAATTAATACGACAAAAATGCTATTTCCTGTATGAAGAAATATGCAGTGCATGTGACAGGGAAGAAGCCATAAACTACATATATTCGCAGCTGGGTGTACCCTCAGATAAAAACAAGTTTAGTAGCGATACAGTCAATAACGGAGGAAATCCCTTCAACTGTGTGCACCTCATCGACTGCTTATACCTGATATACAAAAACAACGAGTTCCACCTTTTTAAGGAAGCAGTAAAAAACATCATCGAATATTTAGAACAATTAGTGAGAAACATAGACAACGAACAACTAAAACTAATAAATCTTATGAATAAAACTTTTCAACATAACATTTTGTCAAAAAAAGGTACATTATTTGTGTTCATACTTATAGGATATAGTCTTAAAAGATCGCATGATATAgattatgttttaaaaaaaataaacagagaaattaatgaagaaaatatttacatatatcttGAAGAGCCAAACATAGCTACTGATTatacaaaatggaaaaagtgGTTTGACAATATTCAATTgtctataaatattttgtgcACTTTCTTTAGAcacattaataaatattcagaTATACCAGATGATGAAAAAGTCAAatctgtttttttatttttgaaggaaaaattcgaaaataattttcaaggGGAAGATATGTAA
- a CDS encoding transcriptional regulatory protein sir2a: MGNLMISTLKNDTKNITLEELAEIIKNCKYIVALTGSGTSAESNIPSFRGSNNSIWSKYDPKIYGTIWGFWKYPEKIWEVIRDISSDYEIEINQGHIALSKLENLGYLKSVITQNIDGLHEESGNTKVIPLHGNVFEALCCTCNKTVKLNKIMLQKTSHFMHQLPPECPCGGIFKPNIVLFGEVISNSLLKKAEQEIMQCDLLLVIGTSSTVSTATNLCYFASKKKKKIVEINISKTYITNKMTDYHVCAKFSELIKVSNILNSGK, translated from the coding sequence ATGGGAAACTTAATGATATcaactttaaaaaatgacACCAAAAATATAACTCTGGAAGAGCTAGCcgagataataaaaaactgCAAATACATAGTCGCATTAACGGGGTCAGGTACGTCTGCCGAAAGTAATATACCAAGTTTTCGTGGATCGAACAATTCCATATGGAGTAAATATGACCCTAAAATATATGGAACAATTTGGGGATTTTGGAAATATCCTGAAAAAATATGGGAAGTAATAAGAGATATATCATCAGATTatgaaatagaaataaatcaAGGGCATATAGCTTTATCAAAATTAGAAAATCTAGGATATTTGAAATCAGTGATTACACAAAATATTGATGGTTTACATGAAGAAAGTGGGAACACAAAAGTAATTCCCTTGCATGGTAATGTTTTTGAAGCTTTGTGCTGTACATGTAATAAAAcggtaaaattaaataaaatcatGTTACAGAAAACATCTCATTTTATGCATCAGTTACCACCTGAATGTCCATGTGGTGGAATATTTAAACCAAACATCGTTTTATTTGGGGAAGTTATATCAAACagtcttttaaaaaaagctgAACAAGAAATAATGCAATGTGATTTACTTTTAGTTATTGGGACCTCTTCCACAGTGTCCACAGCTACCAATTTATGCTATTTCgctagcaaaaaaaaaaaaaaaattgttgaaattaatatatcaaaaacgtatattacaaataaaatgacAGATTATCATGTGTGTGCAAAGTTCAGTGAGCTGATAAAAGTGTCCAATATATTGAATAGTGGGAAATAA